The genome window ACAGGAAAACCCCTACTGGGTATCTGTCTGGGGTCTCAAATCCTTTTTGATCACTCCGAAGAGTCGGATACAGATTGTCTTGGAATATTACCCGGAAGAGTACGTCGTTTTTCTTCCAAAATGGGACTCAAAATTCCTCATATGGGATGGAATACCCTTACACATAGTGAGCACCCTCTTTTTAAAACATTGCCCCAGGATAAATCTTTTTATTTTGTCCATTCCTACTATGTGGAACCCCAGGACGAGGCGGATATCATTGGTTCAAGTGATTATGGTCACTCTTTCACCGCCGCCGTGTCCAGAGGGAATGTCATGGCCACACAGTTTCACCCCGAAAAGAGCGGGGAATGGGG of Oceanispirochaeta crateris contains these proteins:
- the hisH gene encoding imidazole glycerol phosphate synthase subunit HisH, giving the protein MIAVVDYEAGNLKSVETALEHLGADFIISSDPLVLAEADKMIFPGVGEAAQAMAVLTKSGLDRVIKDFAATGKPLLGICLGSQILFDHSEESDTDCLGILPGRVRRFSSKMGLKIPHMGWNTLTHSEHPLFKTLPQDKSFYFVHSYYVEPQDEADIIGSSDYGHSFTAAVSRGNVMATQFHPEKSGEWGLLILKNFINL